The proteins below come from a single Haemorhous mexicanus isolate bHaeMex1 chromosome 20, bHaeMex1.pri, whole genome shotgun sequence genomic window:
- the AATK gene encoding serine/threonine-protein kinase LMTK1 isoform X4 — MAPRSMCCPSPRCPCPWPSSRGAQLLKSADLGRQSLLYLKEIGHGWFGKVFLGEVNSGISSTQVVVKELKASASVQDQMQFLEEAQPYRALQHTNLLQCLAQCAEVTPYLLVMEFCPLGDLKGYLRSCRGAEAMTPDLLTLQRMACEVACGVLHLHRNNYIHSDLALRNCLLTADLTVKIGDYGLSHCKYKDDYFVTADQLWVPLRWIAPELIDEVHGNLLVVDQTKASNVWSLGVTIWELFELGSQPYDHYSDRQVLAYAIKEQQLKLPKPQLKLSLSERWYEVMQFCWLQPEQRPTAEEVHLLLSYLCAKGATEAEEDFEKRWNSMKPNGSASGSHHGPELSSFPLLEQFSADGFPSDGDDILTVMETSHGLNFEYKWEHTKTEHFQAPLGSLSPSSAARYHDLYYPATTAGLSLGVSPSCYECKASGCPGVPAPGVVPILGAHSPSLSSEYYIRIEGPGEGSAELDYAMCTYSPVGEQGALRPPACWRAQGGRSGGTYDSDSGSPTVSLSMEPLLGHAPAEGSWECAEYYPYPCPGPDPRGYEPSPSHGAEGYLLEEEPPQPGSQDWPVPAFQPGVFADPLGVSPSGNCAYSPPGYGGTAGPSGAPPDCVAVELGEESPPSAPQPAGASPPPQRHPWASNSSSNNNIGGGSPREPPAGDSWCYRRMITFRGLMAKPLGTVSRGQPQLGGSPPGHDFLRARQDQPPAMAGGSSSPCRSPSPRRQAWHGRDSSPCGPAQPGTLAESPAAPWGPAAAPPPAPGAPRDAHPEESSAGGSPARSPLPPAAAGPGEAAPPMAGTAAPSPGPPGEPGADGAQPAAEPAEAPAEAVAESGACAASDADRTPDKTFSSSSFPSVDEGSDEDTAELTSGVFTDFSGEYTERAEAAPALRSLQKQVGTPDSLESLDIPSTASSCEVLSPGAFVPAGQPRALDSGYDTENNESPEFVLKEPHEPREPEAFSQLGKPPPGLPGGEGEAAAPETRLPSAPGAEVPGLAEKSPYRDSAYFSDCDAEAERGHKDEGDSDGSRTPEAEEGPRSPLQDIGRGEDPLHPPGAPGSPPAAPGVVVAVPTPAAVALEGDWVATGTGSSPEQVPGTEQSPAGTGLVPGSPPRPDADTCPPGSVTPKTFLLTPVPVSPGEPSAVGGTCVSEGIPGLGGATVGDRQTVTPALGLGDRRLPLEVPGVGDAPGGPSTLLPGGESPPGLSPAPAAPERREEPEEEEEDTEDSDESDEELRCYNIQEQSEESEEEPAAVPIVVAESQSGRNLRSLLKMPSLLSESFCEDLERKKKAVSFYDDVTIYLFDQESPTRELAEQSFPEPTLPSGQPPSPSGQPPASTSPPSPTDRLGASDDSSDGNASEESGGFEWDDDFPLMPVKQSLVASLPGTPAEPPAAMPALVPAQKQVLPIQFSRFTVSPAPVSRFSITHVSDSDMDSIGGSSEDGDRE, encoded by the exons ATGGCCCCGAGGTCTATGTGCTGCCCCTCaccaaggtgtccctgcccatggccaaGCAGCCGGGGCGCTCAG CTCCTCAAGTCGGCGGACCTGGGGCGGCAGAGCCTACTGTACCTGAAGGAGATCGGGCATGGCTGGTTCGGCAAG GTGTTCCTGGGGGAGGTGAACTCGGGCATCAGCAGCACCCAGGTGGTGGTGAAGGAGCTGAAGGCGAGTGCCAGCGTGCAGGACCAGATGCAGTTCCTGGAAGAAGCGCAGCCCTACAG AGCCCTCCAGCACACCaacctgctgcagtgcctggcccAGTGCGCCGAGGTCACCCCGTACCTGCTGGTGATGGAGTTCTGCCCGCTG GGTGACCTGAAGGGGTACCTGCGGAGCTGCCGGGGGGCCGAGGCCATGACCCCGGACCTGCTGACCCTGCAGAGGATGGCGTGCGAGGTGGCCTGCGGCGTCCTGCACCTGCACAGGAACAACTACATCCACAG CGACCTGGCCCTGCGGAACTGCCTCCTCACCGCCGACCTCACCGTGAAGATCGGGGACTACGGGCTCTCGCACTGCAAGTACAAA GACGACTACTTCGTGACGGCCGACCAGCTGTGGGTGCCGCTGCGCTGGATCGCGCCCGAGCTCATCGATGAGGTGCACGGCAACCTGCTCGTGGTGGACCAGACCAAGGCCAGCAATGTCTG GTCGCTGGGCGTCACCATCTGGGAGCTGTTTGAGCTGGGCAGCCAGCCCTACGACCACTACTCTGACCGCCAAGTGCTGGCCTACGCCatcaaggagcagcagctgaagctgccCAAGCCCCAGCTGAAGCTGTCGCTGTCGGAGCGCTG GTACGAGGTGATGCAgttctgctggctgcagcccgAGCAGCGCCCCACGGCCGAGGAGGTGCACCTGCTGCTGTCCTACCTGTGCGCCAAGGGAGCCACGGAGGCCGAGGAGGACTTCGAGAAGCGCTGGAATTCCATGAAGCCCAACGGCAGCGCCAGCGGCAGCCACCACGGCCCCGAGCTCTCCTCCTTCCCGCTGCTGGAGCAGTTCTCGGCCGACGGGTTCCCCTCAGACGGGGACGACATCCTCACTGTCATGGAGACCAGCCACGGCCTCAACTTCGAGTACAAGTGGGAGCACACCAAGACCGAGCACTTCCAGGCCCCCCTGgggtccctgagccccagcagcgCCGCCCGCTACCACGACCTCTATTACCCGGCCACGACGGcggggctcagcctgggggtgtccccgtCCTGCTACGAGTGCAAGGCGTCCGGCTGCCCCGGGGTGCCGGCGCCTGGCGTGGTGCCCATCCTGGGCgcccacagcccttccctgagcagcgAGTACTACATCCGCATCGAGGGCCCCGGCGAGGGCAGCGCCGAGCTGGACTACGCCATGTGCACCTACAGCCCGGTGGGCGAGCAGGGGGCCCTGCGGCCGCCGGCCTGCTGGAGAGCCCAGGGCGGCCGCAGCGGCGGCACCTACGACTCGGACTCGGGCAGCCCCACGGTGTCCCTGAGCATGGAGCCGCTGCTGGGCCACGCGCCCGCCGAGGGCTCCTGGGAGTGCGCCGAGTACTACCCCTACCCCTGCCCCGGGCCGGATCCGCGGGGCTACGAGCCGTCCCCCAGCCACGGGGCCGAGGGGtacctgctggaggaggagcccCCCCAGCCGGGCAGCCAGGACTGGCCCGTCCCCGCCTTCCAGCCCGGTGTCTTTGCCGACCCGCTGGGCGTCTCGCCGTCGGGGAACTGCGCCTACAGCCCCCCGGGCTACGGGGGGACGGCGGGCCCGAGCGGGGCCCCTCCGGACTGCGTGGCCGTGGAGCTGGGCGAGGAGAGCCCCCCCAGCGCCCCCCAGCCGGCCGGTGCCAGCCCCCCGCCTCAGCGCCACCCGTGGGCCTCCAACAGCTCCTCCAACAACAACATCGGCGGCGGCAGCCCCCGCGAGCCCCCGGCCGGCGACAGCTGGTGCTACCGCCGCATGATCACCTTCCGCGGGCTCATGGCCAAGCCGCTGGGCACGGTGTCCCGCGGCcagccccagctcggggggtCCCCGCCGGGACACGACTTCCTCCGCGCGCGGCAGGATCAGCCCCCCGCCATGGCCGGCGGCTCCTCCTCCCCGTGCCGCTCGCCCTCCCCGCGGCGGCAGGCCTGGCACGGCCGTGACTCATCACCCTGCGGCCCCGCGCAGCCCGGCACGCTGGCGGAGAGCCCCGCCGCGCCCTGGggccccgccgcggccccgccacCTGCGCCGGGGGCCCCGCGCGATGCCCACCCTGAGGAGAGCTCGGCCGGGGgaagccctgcccgcagcccgctgccccccgccgccgcggggccgggcgagGCCGCCCCCCCCATGGCTGGCACGGCCGCCCCGAGCCCCGGCCCCCCCGGCGAGCCCGGCGCGGACGGCGCCCAGCCCGCAGCGGAGCCCGCCGAGGCGCCCGCGGAGGCCGTGGCCGAGAGCGGCGCCTGTGCTGCCAGCGACGCCGACCGGACGCCGGACAAgaccttctccagcagcagcttccccagcGTGGACGAGGGCAGCGACGAGGACACGGCCGAGCTGACCTCCGGCGTCTTCACCGACTTCTCCGGGGAATACACGGAGCGGGCGGAGGCGGCCCCGGCGCTCAGGTCCCTGCAGAAGCAGGTGGGGACGCCGGACTCGCTGGAGTCGCTGGACATCCCCTCCACGGCCAGCTCCTGCGAGGTGCTCAGTCCCGGCGCCTTCGTGCCCGCGGGCCAGCCCCGAGCCCTCGACAGCGGCTACGACACCGAGAACAACGAGTCCCCCGAGTTCGTCCTCAAGGAGCCCCACGAGCCCCGAGAGCCCGAGGCCTTCAGCCAGCTGGGGAAGCCgcccccggggctgccggggggcGAGGGCGAGGCTGCGGCCCCCGAAACGCGGCTGCCCAGCGCCCCGGGGGCCGAGGTGCCCGGCCTGGCCGAGAAGAGCCCCTACCGCGACTCTGCCTATTTCTCCGACTGCGACGCCGAGGCCGAGCGCGGCCACAAGGACGAGGGGGACAGCGATGGGTCCCGCACCCCGGAGGCAGAGGAGGGTCCCCGCTCCCCTTTGCAGGACATAGGGCGAGGAGAGGACCCGCTGCACCCGCCGGGAGCACCCGGCAGCCCCCCAGCAGCGCCTGGCGTTGTGGTGGCGGTGCCCACGCCGGCGGCGGTGGCTTTGGAGGGGGACTGGGTGGCGACTGGGACCGGGAGCTCACCCGAGCAggtgcctggcacagagcagagccccgCTGGCACGGGGCTGGTGCCGGGCAGCCCTCCGCGCCCTGACGCAGACACCTGTCCCCCGGGTTCTGTGACCCCCAAGACTTTCCTCTTGACCCCGGTGCCAGTGAGCCCTGGGGAGCCATCAGCTGTTGGAGGGACCTGCGTGTCCGAGGGCATCCCTGGACTTGGGGGGGCCACAGTGGGGGACAGACAGACTGTGACCCCTGCGCTGGGGCTTGGGGACCGGCGGCTGCCCCTGGAGGTGCCCGGGGTGGGTGATGCGCCGGGGGGTCCCAGCACGCTGCTCCCCGGGGGAGAATCACCGCCGGGTCTCTCCCCGGCCCCTGCTGCCCCCGAGCGCCGCGAGgagccagaggaggaggaggaggacacgGAAGACAGCGATGAGTCGGATGAGGAGCTGCGCTGCTACAACATACAGGAGCAGAGCGAGGAGAGCGAGGAGGAGCCGGCAGCCGTGCCCATCGTAGTGGCCGAGAGCCAGAGCGGCCGGAACCTGCGCAGCCTCCTCAAGATGCCCAGCCTGCTGTCCGAGTCCTTCTGCGAGGACCTGGAGCGCAAGAAAAAGGCCGTCTCCTTCTACGACGATGTGACCATCTACCTCTTCGACCAG GAAAGCCCCACGCGGGAgctggctgagcagagcttCCCGGAGCCCACCCTGCCTTCGGGGCAGCCCCCCTCGCCTTCGGGGCAGCCCCCTGCCAGtaccagcccccccagccccacggaCAGGCTCGGAGCCTCTGACGACTCTTCAGACGGCAACGCCTCGGAAGAGA GCGGTGGCTTCGAGTGGGACGATGACTTCCCGCTGATGCCAGTGAAGCAGTCCCTGGTGGCCTCGCTGCCGGGGACGCCGGCAGAGCCCCCCGCGGCCATGCCCGCCCTGGTGCCGGCGCAGAAACAGGTGCTGCCCATCCAGTTCTCCCGGTTCACGGTCTCACCTGCCCCGGTGTCCCGGTTCTCCATCACCCACGTCTCCGACTCGGACATGGACTCCATAGGAG GCAGCAGCGAAGACGGTGACCGGGAGTGA
- the AATK gene encoding serine/threonine-protein kinase LMTK1 isoform X2 codes for MLTVSYLLARAAFGSRGLPGWHRQEFENAEGDDYVTELSAQGSPAPQHGPEVYVLPLTKVSLPMAKQPGRSVQLLKSADLGRQSLLYLKEIGHGWFGKVFLGEVNSGISSTQVVVKELKASASVQDQMQFLEEAQPYRALQHTNLLQCLAQCAEVTPYLLVMEFCPLGDLKGYLRSCRGAEAMTPDLLTLQRMACEVACGVLHLHRNNYIHSDLALRNCLLTADLTVKIGDYGLSHCKYKDDYFVTADQLWVPLRWIAPELIDEVHGNLLVVDQTKASNVWSLGVTIWELFELGSQPYDHYSDRQVLAYAIKEQQLKLPKPQLKLSLSERWYEVMQFCWLQPEQRPTAEEVHLLLSYLCAKGATEAEEDFEKRWNSMKPNGSASGSHHGPELSSFPLLEQFSADGFPSDGDDILTVMETSHGLNFEYKWEHTKTEHFQAPLGSLSPSSAARYHDLYYPATTAGLSLGVSPSCYECKASGCPGVPAPGVVPILGAHSPSLSSEYYIRIEGPGEGSAELDYAMCTYSPVGEQGALRPPACWRAQGGRSGGTYDSDSGSPTVSLSMEPLLGHAPAEGSWECAEYYPYPCPGPDPRGYEPSPSHGAEGYLLEEEPPQPGSQDWPVPAFQPGVFADPLGVSPSGNCAYSPPGYGGTAGPSGAPPDCVAVELGEESPPSAPQPAGASPPPQRHPWASNSSSNNNIGGGSPREPPAGDSWCYRRMITFRGLMAKPLGTVSRGQPQLGGSPPGHDFLRARQDQPPAMAGGSSSPCRSPSPRRQAWHGRDSSPCGPAQPGTLAESPAAPWGPAAAPPPAPGAPRDAHPEESSAGGSPARSPLPPAAAGPGEAAPPMAGTAAPSPGPPGEPGADGAQPAAEPAEAPAEAVAESGACAASDADRTPDKTFSSSSFPSVDEGSDEDTAELTSGVFTDFSGEYTERAEAAPALRSLQKQVGTPDSLESLDIPSTASSCEVLSPGAFVPAGQPRALDSGYDTENNESPEFVLKEPHEPREPEAFSQLGKPPPGLPGGEGEAAAPETRLPSAPGAEVPGLAEKSPYRDSAYFSDCDAEAERGHKDEGDSDGSRTPEAEEGPRSPLQDIGRGEDPLHPPGAPGSPPAAPGVVVAVPTPAAVALEGDWVATGTGSSPEQVPGTEQSPAGTGLVPGSPPRPDADTCPPGSVTPKTFLLTPVPVSPGEPSAVGGTCVSEGIPGLGGATVGDRQTVTPALGLGDRRLPLEVPGVGDAPGGPSTLLPGGESPPGLSPAPAAPERREEPEEEEEDTEDSDESDEELRCYNIQEQSEESEEEPAAVPIVVAESQSGRNLRSLLKMPSLLSESFCEDLERKKKAVSFYDDVTIYLFDQESPTRELAEQSFPEPTLPSGQPPSPSGQPPASTSPPSPTDRLGASDDSSDGNASEESGGFEWDDDFPLMPVKQSLVASLPGTPAEPPAAMPALVPAQKQVLPIQFSRFTVSPAPVSRFSITHVSDSDMDSIGGSSEDGDRE; via the exons ATGCTCACCGTGTCCTACCTGCTCGCCCGGGCGGCTTTTGGGAGCCGAGGGCTGCCGGGGTGGCACAGACAG GAGTTTGAGAATGCCGAGGGGGACGACTACGTGACAGAGCTGTCGGCTCAGGGCTCGCCTGCCCCCCAGCATGGCCCCGAGGTCTATGTGCTGCCCCTCaccaaggtgtccctgcccatggccaaGCAGCCGGGGCGCTCAG TGCAGCTCCTCAAGTCGGCGGACCTGGGGCGGCAGAGCCTACTGTACCTGAAGGAGATCGGGCATGGCTGGTTCGGCAAG GTGTTCCTGGGGGAGGTGAACTCGGGCATCAGCAGCACCCAGGTGGTGGTGAAGGAGCTGAAGGCGAGTGCCAGCGTGCAGGACCAGATGCAGTTCCTGGAAGAAGCGCAGCCCTACAG AGCCCTCCAGCACACCaacctgctgcagtgcctggcccAGTGCGCCGAGGTCACCCCGTACCTGCTGGTGATGGAGTTCTGCCCGCTG GGTGACCTGAAGGGGTACCTGCGGAGCTGCCGGGGGGCCGAGGCCATGACCCCGGACCTGCTGACCCTGCAGAGGATGGCGTGCGAGGTGGCCTGCGGCGTCCTGCACCTGCACAGGAACAACTACATCCACAG CGACCTGGCCCTGCGGAACTGCCTCCTCACCGCCGACCTCACCGTGAAGATCGGGGACTACGGGCTCTCGCACTGCAAGTACAAA GACGACTACTTCGTGACGGCCGACCAGCTGTGGGTGCCGCTGCGCTGGATCGCGCCCGAGCTCATCGATGAGGTGCACGGCAACCTGCTCGTGGTGGACCAGACCAAGGCCAGCAATGTCTG GTCGCTGGGCGTCACCATCTGGGAGCTGTTTGAGCTGGGCAGCCAGCCCTACGACCACTACTCTGACCGCCAAGTGCTGGCCTACGCCatcaaggagcagcagctgaagctgccCAAGCCCCAGCTGAAGCTGTCGCTGTCGGAGCGCTG GTACGAGGTGATGCAgttctgctggctgcagcccgAGCAGCGCCCCACGGCCGAGGAGGTGCACCTGCTGCTGTCCTACCTGTGCGCCAAGGGAGCCACGGAGGCCGAGGAGGACTTCGAGAAGCGCTGGAATTCCATGAAGCCCAACGGCAGCGCCAGCGGCAGCCACCACGGCCCCGAGCTCTCCTCCTTCCCGCTGCTGGAGCAGTTCTCGGCCGACGGGTTCCCCTCAGACGGGGACGACATCCTCACTGTCATGGAGACCAGCCACGGCCTCAACTTCGAGTACAAGTGGGAGCACACCAAGACCGAGCACTTCCAGGCCCCCCTGgggtccctgagccccagcagcgCCGCCCGCTACCACGACCTCTATTACCCGGCCACGACGGcggggctcagcctgggggtgtccccgtCCTGCTACGAGTGCAAGGCGTCCGGCTGCCCCGGGGTGCCGGCGCCTGGCGTGGTGCCCATCCTGGGCgcccacagcccttccctgagcagcgAGTACTACATCCGCATCGAGGGCCCCGGCGAGGGCAGCGCCGAGCTGGACTACGCCATGTGCACCTACAGCCCGGTGGGCGAGCAGGGGGCCCTGCGGCCGCCGGCCTGCTGGAGAGCCCAGGGCGGCCGCAGCGGCGGCACCTACGACTCGGACTCGGGCAGCCCCACGGTGTCCCTGAGCATGGAGCCGCTGCTGGGCCACGCGCCCGCCGAGGGCTCCTGGGAGTGCGCCGAGTACTACCCCTACCCCTGCCCCGGGCCGGATCCGCGGGGCTACGAGCCGTCCCCCAGCCACGGGGCCGAGGGGtacctgctggaggaggagcccCCCCAGCCGGGCAGCCAGGACTGGCCCGTCCCCGCCTTCCAGCCCGGTGTCTTTGCCGACCCGCTGGGCGTCTCGCCGTCGGGGAACTGCGCCTACAGCCCCCCGGGCTACGGGGGGACGGCGGGCCCGAGCGGGGCCCCTCCGGACTGCGTGGCCGTGGAGCTGGGCGAGGAGAGCCCCCCCAGCGCCCCCCAGCCGGCCGGTGCCAGCCCCCCGCCTCAGCGCCACCCGTGGGCCTCCAACAGCTCCTCCAACAACAACATCGGCGGCGGCAGCCCCCGCGAGCCCCCGGCCGGCGACAGCTGGTGCTACCGCCGCATGATCACCTTCCGCGGGCTCATGGCCAAGCCGCTGGGCACGGTGTCCCGCGGCcagccccagctcggggggtCCCCGCCGGGACACGACTTCCTCCGCGCGCGGCAGGATCAGCCCCCCGCCATGGCCGGCGGCTCCTCCTCCCCGTGCCGCTCGCCCTCCCCGCGGCGGCAGGCCTGGCACGGCCGTGACTCATCACCCTGCGGCCCCGCGCAGCCCGGCACGCTGGCGGAGAGCCCCGCCGCGCCCTGGggccccgccgcggccccgccacCTGCGCCGGGGGCCCCGCGCGATGCCCACCCTGAGGAGAGCTCGGCCGGGGgaagccctgcccgcagcccgctgccccccgccgccgcggggccgggcgagGCCGCCCCCCCCATGGCTGGCACGGCCGCCCCGAGCCCCGGCCCCCCCGGCGAGCCCGGCGCGGACGGCGCCCAGCCCGCAGCGGAGCCCGCCGAGGCGCCCGCGGAGGCCGTGGCCGAGAGCGGCGCCTGTGCTGCCAGCGACGCCGACCGGACGCCGGACAAgaccttctccagcagcagcttccccagcGTGGACGAGGGCAGCGACGAGGACACGGCCGAGCTGACCTCCGGCGTCTTCACCGACTTCTCCGGGGAATACACGGAGCGGGCGGAGGCGGCCCCGGCGCTCAGGTCCCTGCAGAAGCAGGTGGGGACGCCGGACTCGCTGGAGTCGCTGGACATCCCCTCCACGGCCAGCTCCTGCGAGGTGCTCAGTCCCGGCGCCTTCGTGCCCGCGGGCCAGCCCCGAGCCCTCGACAGCGGCTACGACACCGAGAACAACGAGTCCCCCGAGTTCGTCCTCAAGGAGCCCCACGAGCCCCGAGAGCCCGAGGCCTTCAGCCAGCTGGGGAAGCCgcccccggggctgccggggggcGAGGGCGAGGCTGCGGCCCCCGAAACGCGGCTGCCCAGCGCCCCGGGGGCCGAGGTGCCCGGCCTGGCCGAGAAGAGCCCCTACCGCGACTCTGCCTATTTCTCCGACTGCGACGCCGAGGCCGAGCGCGGCCACAAGGACGAGGGGGACAGCGATGGGTCCCGCACCCCGGAGGCAGAGGAGGGTCCCCGCTCCCCTTTGCAGGACATAGGGCGAGGAGAGGACCCGCTGCACCCGCCGGGAGCACCCGGCAGCCCCCCAGCAGCGCCTGGCGTTGTGGTGGCGGTGCCCACGCCGGCGGCGGTGGCTTTGGAGGGGGACTGGGTGGCGACTGGGACCGGGAGCTCACCCGAGCAggtgcctggcacagagcagagccccgCTGGCACGGGGCTGGTGCCGGGCAGCCCTCCGCGCCCTGACGCAGACACCTGTCCCCCGGGTTCTGTGACCCCCAAGACTTTCCTCTTGACCCCGGTGCCAGTGAGCCCTGGGGAGCCATCAGCTGTTGGAGGGACCTGCGTGTCCGAGGGCATCCCTGGACTTGGGGGGGCCACAGTGGGGGACAGACAGACTGTGACCCCTGCGCTGGGGCTTGGGGACCGGCGGCTGCCCCTGGAGGTGCCCGGGGTGGGTGATGCGCCGGGGGGTCCCAGCACGCTGCTCCCCGGGGGAGAATCACCGCCGGGTCTCTCCCCGGCCCCTGCTGCCCCCGAGCGCCGCGAGgagccagaggaggaggaggaggacacgGAAGACAGCGATGAGTCGGATGAGGAGCTGCGCTGCTACAACATACAGGAGCAGAGCGAGGAGAGCGAGGAGGAGCCGGCAGCCGTGCCCATCGTAGTGGCCGAGAGCCAGAGCGGCCGGAACCTGCGCAGCCTCCTCAAGATGCCCAGCCTGCTGTCCGAGTCCTTCTGCGAGGACCTGGAGCGCAAGAAAAAGGCCGTCTCCTTCTACGACGATGTGACCATCTACCTCTTCGACCAG GAAAGCCCCACGCGGGAgctggctgagcagagcttCCCGGAGCCCACCCTGCCTTCGGGGCAGCCCCCCTCGCCTTCGGGGCAGCCCCCTGCCAGtaccagcccccccagccccacggaCAGGCTCGGAGCCTCTGACGACTCTTCAGACGGCAACGCCTCGGAAGAGA GCGGTGGCTTCGAGTGGGACGATGACTTCCCGCTGATGCCAGTGAAGCAGTCCCTGGTGGCCTCGCTGCCGGGGACGCCGGCAGAGCCCCCCGCGGCCATGCCCGCCCTGGTGCCGGCGCAGAAACAGGTGCTGCCCATCCAGTTCTCCCGGTTCACGGTCTCACCTGCCCCGGTGTCCCGGTTCTCCATCACCCACGTCTCCGACTCGGACATGGACTCCATAGGAG GCAGCAGCGAAGACGGTGACCGGGAGTGA